A genome region from Panicum virgatum strain AP13 chromosome 4K, P.virgatum_v5, whole genome shotgun sequence includes the following:
- the LOC120704875 gene encoding protein NDL1-like isoform X2 — MSCFQGLLFCPEAASLLLHNFCIYHISPPGHELGAASILPSTPVASVDDLADQVADVLDFFGLDSVMCLGVTAGAYILTLFATKYRERVLGLILVSPLCKTPSWSEWFYNKVMSNLLYYYGMCNVVKDILLQRYFGKGVRGCSNEPESDIVQACRSFLDQRQGMNVWRFIQTINERKDLTENLKQLQCRTLIFVGENSQFHAEAVHMTAKLDSRYSALVEVQACGSVVTEEQPHAMLIPMEYFLMGYGLYRPSQINCSPRSPLNLFCVSPELLSPESMGMKLKPIKTRANLKS; from the exons ATGTCTTGTTTCCAAGGACTGCTCTTCTGTCCTGAAGCAGCTTCATTGCTGCTTCATAATTTTTGCATTTACCATATCAGCCCCCCAGGACATGAG TTAGGAGCTGCTTCGATTTTGCCGAGCACACCGGTGGCATCTGTTGATGACTTAGCGGATCAAGTCGCAGATGTACTTGATTTCTTTGG ATTGGATTCTGTTATGTGTTTAGGTGTCACTGCGGGCGCATACATTCTTACTCTATTTGCA ACCAAGTACAGAGAGCGAGTACTAGGACTTATCCTTGTTTCACCTCTATGTAAAACTCCCTCATGGTCAGAGTGGTTTTATAATAAG GTTATGTCAAATTTGTTATATTATTATGGCATGTGCAATGTGGTGAAGGATATTTTGTTGCAGCGCTACTTCGGCAAG GGAGTACGTGGATGCTCTAATGAACCTGAATCAGATATTGTGCAAGCTTGTAGAAGT TTTCTAGATCAACGGCAAGGCATGAACGTGTGGCGGTTTATTCAGACTATCAATGA GAGAAAAGACTTGACAGAAAACCTGAAGCAGCTGCAGTGCAGAACTCTTATTTTTGTTGGTGAGAATTCCCAGTTCCATGCTGAGGCTGTTCACATGACTGCAAAGCTTGATAGCCGATATAGTGCTCTTGTGGAG GTACAAGCTTGCGGGTCAGTTGTGACCGAGGAACAGCCACATGCAATGCTTATACCAATGGAATACTTCCTCATGGGATACGGCTTGTACAGGCCAAGCCAGATAAACTGTAGCCCTCGCAGCCCTCTGAACCTGTTCTGCGTATCGCCGGAGCTCCTCTCCCCCGAGAGCATGGGAATGAAGCTAAAGCCAATCAAGACTCGAGCCAACCTCAAATCGTAG
- the LOC120704875 gene encoding protein NDL1-like isoform X1, translating into MGDSGGSVLSVDVERISFGGKEHHIQTNHGSVSVAIYGDHDKPALITYPDLALNHMSCFQGLLFCPEAASLLLHNFCIYHISPPGHELGAASILPSTPVASVDDLADQVADVLDFFGLDSVMCLGVTAGAYILTLFATKYRERVLGLILVSPLCKTPSWSEWFYNKVMSNLLYYYGMCNVVKDILLQRYFGKGVRGCSNEPESDIVQACRSFLDQRQGMNVWRFIQTINERKDLTENLKQLQCRTLIFVGENSQFHAEAVHMTAKLDSRYSALVEVQACGSVVTEEQPHAMLIPMEYFLMGYGLYRPSQINCSPRSPLNLFCVSPELLSPESMGMKLKPIKTRANLKS; encoded by the exons atgggcGACTCCGGCGGCTCCGTCCTGTCAGTGGACGTCGAGCGCATCTCCTTCGGCGGCAAG GAACATCATATACAAACAAACCATGGATCTGTATCTGTTGCCATATATGGTGACCATGATAAGCCTGCTCTTATTACCTATCCAGATCTTGCCCTGAACC ATATGTCTTGTTTCCAAGGACTGCTCTTCTGTCCTGAAGCAGCTTCATTGCTGCTTCATAATTTTTGCATTTACCATATCAGCCCCCCAGGACATGAG TTAGGAGCTGCTTCGATTTTGCCGAGCACACCGGTGGCATCTGTTGATGACTTAGCGGATCAAGTCGCAGATGTACTTGATTTCTTTGG ATTGGATTCTGTTATGTGTTTAGGTGTCACTGCGGGCGCATACATTCTTACTCTATTTGCA ACCAAGTACAGAGAGCGAGTACTAGGACTTATCCTTGTTTCACCTCTATGTAAAACTCCCTCATGGTCAGAGTGGTTTTATAATAAG GTTATGTCAAATTTGTTATATTATTATGGCATGTGCAATGTGGTGAAGGATATTTTGTTGCAGCGCTACTTCGGCAAG GGAGTACGTGGATGCTCTAATGAACCTGAATCAGATATTGTGCAAGCTTGTAGAAGT TTTCTAGATCAACGGCAAGGCATGAACGTGTGGCGGTTTATTCAGACTATCAATGA GAGAAAAGACTTGACAGAAAACCTGAAGCAGCTGCAGTGCAGAACTCTTATTTTTGTTGGTGAGAATTCCCAGTTCCATGCTGAGGCTGTTCACATGACTGCAAAGCTTGATAGCCGATATAGTGCTCTTGTGGAG GTACAAGCTTGCGGGTCAGTTGTGACCGAGGAACAGCCACATGCAATGCTTATACCAATGGAATACTTCCTCATGGGATACGGCTTGTACAGGCCAAGCCAGATAAACTGTAGCCCTCGCAGCCCTCTGAACCTGTTCTGCGTATCGCCGGAGCTCCTCTCCCCCGAGAGCATGGGAATGAAGCTAAAGCCAATCAAGACTCGAGCCAACCTCAAATCGTAG